In Providencia rettgeri, the following proteins share a genomic window:
- a CDS encoding winged helix-turn-helix domain-containing protein, whose translation MIETHDYTIDEKYIFEQKTSLIYLKDDRNQNIELSKPAARLLNQIILLNLKKGIATRDELLTSVWEEYGLVGSNNNLNTYISEIRKKLEQVGIDPKSIVTVPKKGFRLDNHIFIHENVETDNKNVTENTIYLNDKYDYIENPEYSPQPIDNPLATQTSLITTIDKPLTAIDNIENNHTQTMDINETLPLQYGKDEIIKKSAKKPLKILLLVISTLAICYLIYLFTQHPMDKTDPANNYLTVSTNENCVIQMPIDMVGNISSDNIAIVNKKLNKYNIPCNEPKRIILLSDLNKSYSIDKNISISICKEINKKFDCISINDQRI comes from the coding sequence ATGATCGAAACACATGATTATACTATTGATGAAAAATATATTTTCGAACAGAAAACAAGTTTAATATACCTAAAAGATGATCGAAATCAAAATATTGAATTATCTAAGCCTGCGGCAAGATTATTAAATCAAATCATTCTATTAAATTTAAAAAAAGGAATTGCAACGCGTGATGAGCTCTTAACAAGTGTATGGGAAGAATATGGGCTGGTTGGCTCTAATAATAATTTAAATACTTATATTAGTGAGATAAGAAAAAAACTTGAACAAGTTGGTATCGACCCTAAGTCGATCGTTACTGTACCTAAAAAAGGCTTTCGTCTCGATAATCATATATTCATACATGAAAATGTAGAGACTGATAATAAAAATGTCACGGAAAATACTATTTATCTCAATGATAAATATGATTATATTGAAAACCCAGAATATTCCCCTCAACCAATTGATAACCCATTAGCGACTCAAACTTCGCTCATCACTACTATTGATAAACCATTAACCGCTATTGATAACATAGAAAATAACCATACACAAACAATGGATATTAATGAAACCTTACCTCTTCAATACGGTAAGGATGAAATAATAAAAAAAAGTGCTAAAAAACCTTTAAAAATATTACTCCTAGTTATTTCAACGCTTGCAATATGTTATTTAATCTATTTATTTACTCAACACCCAATGGATAAAACAGATCCAGCCAATAATTATCTTACTGTAAGCACAAATGAAAACTGTGTCATACAAATGCCGATTGATATGGTCGGTAATATTTCCAGCGATAATATTGCTATCGTAAATAAAAAACTGAATAAATACAACATACCATGTAATGAACCAAAGAGAATTATTCTTTTATCAGACTTAAATAAGTCCTACTCTATCGACAAAAACATATCTATTAGTATTTGCAAAGAAATCAATAAAAAATTTGATTGTATCTCAATCAATGATCAGAGGATTTAA
- a CDS encoding TonB-dependent receptor plug domain-containing protein — MKIKQITYLVGMALFTAQGYAASPNTEKNTDVMSVWSTPLAADANIITENQMKQLNKTNVAQALSTMPGVSIQKSGNRNETQVNVRGFDSRQVPIFFDGIPTYVPYDGTLDLGRFMTSELASVELSTGYTSLLQGPNLMGGAINLTTATPKKPFEANINLNQGFTRGADNAHNISARLGGRNDLGFIQVSGSQYKQRFMGIPGSENNNPLAGNNGRRPNSATDDKRMMVKVGWTPREADEYVITYLKQDGDKNSPPSVTNTKPQIWQWPAYDKESFYFNGTTQITNDIALQSRLYHDTFKNTLHQYRSVKDYKDGIYNYSRYDDYSNGADMRVDFTVRELDMLSFAAHWKEDVHRARSKRDIPFDRYKDNTYSIATEYQWVAMNNLDIIGGIGYDWRKSADGKRYDYKSGDFEKYDGNSQHAFNWEVMARYHLENEDTVQFSISERSRFPTQKERYTKEKMKSDDTFVINPHIDTERALTYDLTYKGHISPTWSYTSSLYYNHVSDAIMAHRVGTNQNGGYILENRNSGKVDYFGIDFGTTGQITDWMEAGLSYGYIHADPKHYSVKHVAELPTHKAFAWVKFTPYAPFSITITEEARSWAFNYVDAESKVRGYAKTDLRLDYDFGQGISVNTSVNNLFDKSYEYTNGYIEEGRNYWLGIEYKY; from the coding sequence ATGAAAATAAAACAAATTACCTATTTAGTCGGGATGGCTTTATTCACAGCACAAGGATACGCCGCCTCACCTAACACCGAAAAAAATACCGATGTGATGTCCGTTTGGAGTACCCCGCTTGCGGCTGATGCAAACATCATCACAGAAAATCAAATGAAACAGTTGAATAAAACTAACGTCGCACAGGCGCTGAGCACAATGCCAGGTGTTTCCATTCAAAAGTCAGGTAACCGCAATGAAACCCAAGTCAATGTACGTGGCTTTGACAGCCGCCAAGTGCCTATTTTCTTTGATGGTATACCTACTTATGTCCCTTATGATGGCACCCTTGACCTAGGTCGCTTTATGACTAGCGAGCTGGCCAGTGTTGAGCTATCCACCGGCTATACCTCTCTATTACAAGGCCCGAACCTAATGGGCGGAGCAATAAACCTAACCACCGCGACCCCTAAAAAACCCTTTGAAGCTAATATCAACTTGAACCAAGGCTTTACCCGAGGTGCTGATAATGCGCACAATATCAGTGCCCGCCTAGGTGGACGCAATGATCTAGGCTTTATCCAAGTGAGTGGCAGCCAATATAAACAACGTTTTATGGGAATACCGGGGTCTGAAAATAACAATCCATTAGCAGGAAATAATGGCCGTCGCCCAAATTCAGCTACTGACGACAAGCGCATGATGGTGAAAGTGGGATGGACACCTCGTGAAGCCGACGAATATGTCATTACCTATCTCAAACAAGATGGAGATAAAAATAGCCCCCCGAGTGTGACAAATACCAAGCCTCAAATATGGCAATGGCCTGCTTATGACAAAGAAAGTTTTTACTTCAATGGCACAACCCAAATAACCAATGATATCGCCTTACAGAGCCGCCTGTACCACGACACATTTAAGAATACACTCCATCAATATAGGTCTGTTAAAGACTATAAAGACGGTATCTATAACTACAGCCGTTATGACGACTACAGCAACGGGGCTGATATGCGTGTTGACTTCACCGTGCGTGAATTAGATATGCTGTCATTTGCTGCCCACTGGAAAGAAGATGTACACAGAGCTCGGTCAAAAAGAGATATTCCATTCGACCGCTATAAAGACAATACCTATTCAATCGCTACCGAGTACCAGTGGGTTGCTATGAACAATCTCGATATTATCGGAGGCATTGGCTATGACTGGCGCAAGAGTGCGGACGGCAAACGCTATGACTATAAATCAGGAGATTTTGAGAAATACGATGGTAACAGCCAGCATGCCTTCAACTGGGAAGTAATGGCTCGCTACCACTTAGAAAATGAAGATACAGTACAATTCTCGATATCAGAGAGAAGTCGTTTCCCAACACAAAAAGAGCGTTATACCAAAGAAAAAATGAAAAGTGACGATACTTTCGTCATTAATCCACATATCGATACAGAACGTGCACTTACCTATGATTTGACTTACAAGGGACATATCTCACCCACTTGGTCATATACTTCAAGTCTCTATTATAACCATGTCTCTGATGCCATAATGGCGCATCGTGTTGGTACGAATCAGAATGGTGGCTATATACTCGAAAATCGTAATAGCGGGAAAGTCGATTACTTTGGTATTGATTTCGGTACTACAGGTCAAATTACGGATTGGATGGAAGCCGGTTTAAGCTACGGCTATATTCACGCTGATCCTAAACACTACAGTGTAAAACACGTTGCCGAGTTACCTACCCACAAAGCCTTTGCTTGGGTGAAATTCACGCCATACGCCCCATTTAGCATCACCATTACCGAAGAAGCCAGAAGCTGGGCGTTTAACTATGTTGATGCCGAAAGCAAAGTTCGCGGCTATGCTAAAACTGACCTGCGCTTAGATTATGATTTTGGCCAAGGTATTTCTGTTAACACCTCAGTGAACAACTTATTCGATAAATCATATGAATATACTAATGGCTATATTGAAGAAGGCCGTAACTATTGGTTAGGTATTGAATACAAATATTAA
- the modD gene encoding ModD protein, giving the protein MIYVPDALIDQLLLDDIQYGDLTTRALGLQSQLGVMTFTSKFGGCISGMIIAKRMLEKLGLICDCHFQDGQQVEPQSVLIRATGPIEALHQGWKAVQNVLEWCGGVSHYTQQMVSILRQYQPDGQLACTRKTIPQTKPLALTAILAGGAIIHRAGSAESVLLFTNHRQCLERPDDWAGHIKTLRQAAPEKMIIVEADDYEQAILAINAQADIIQLDKLPIEQIQRLQELAKQQSRPCRLSIAGGINLKTIETFAQTGVPLLVTSAPYYAAPRDIKVKIFKQ; this is encoded by the coding sequence ATGATTTACGTACCCGATGCATTGATCGACCAACTGTTGCTAGATGACATCCAATATGGTGACCTCACCACACGGGCACTCGGCCTTCAATCCCAACTGGGTGTGATGACCTTTACCTCCAAATTTGGCGGCTGCATCAGTGGGATGATTATCGCCAAGCGTATGTTAGAAAAACTCGGTCTCATTTGTGACTGTCACTTTCAAGATGGCCAACAGGTTGAACCGCAAAGTGTTTTAATTCGTGCGACTGGGCCTATTGAAGCCTTACATCAAGGCTGGAAAGCAGTGCAAAACGTGCTTGAATGGTGTGGAGGTGTAAGTCACTACACCCAGCAAATGGTCAGTATTTTGCGTCAATATCAACCAGATGGGCAGCTTGCTTGCACCCGAAAAACCATTCCACAGACAAAGCCCCTTGCCTTAACTGCGATTTTGGCTGGGGGCGCTATTATTCATCGTGCAGGTAGTGCTGAAAGTGTCTTACTGTTCACCAATCATCGCCAATGTCTTGAAAGACCAGATGATTGGGCAGGTCATATTAAAACACTACGCCAAGCCGCCCCTGAAAAAATGATTATTGTTGAGGCTGATGACTACGAGCAAGCCATTCTCGCAATCAATGCGCAAGCCGATATTATCCAGCTGGATAAATTGCCCATCGAACAAATTCAGCGACTACAAGAACTCGCCAAGCAACAAAGTCGCCCTTGTCGACTATCCATTGCAGGTGGAATTAATTTAAAAACAATAGAAACATTCGCACAAACCGGGGTGCCATTATTAGTTACATCAGCCCCTTACTACGCTGCACCACGAGATATCAAAGTGAAGATTTTTAAGCAGTAA
- a CDS encoding class I SAM-dependent methyltransferase, translated as MLINQIDFSKMYQQHMQQTQRSRKEPEHWDKKAQQMAQNCANPHDPYLVRFRELMDLTGAETLLDVGCGPGSISLCLANEFKDVIGIDYSRGMLEMAELRAKELAIPHARFAQLAWEDSWDALPLVDISVASRSTLVDDLKAALLKLNRQTKLRVYTTHTINPTFIDENIIRTIGREVIRLPTYIYAVNILHQLGINARVDFIKTPNKGGFDNFEAFAESVNWSLKNITPEETAILRQYYDEQTALGKTIPYPSRDWAMVSWDVVDESELTL; from the coding sequence ATGTTAATTAATCAAATCGATTTTTCAAAAATGTACCAACAACACATGCAACAGACACAACGTAGCCGCAAAGAGCCAGAGCATTGGGATAAAAAAGCACAACAAATGGCACAAAACTGTGCTAATCCCCATGACCCATACTTAGTACGGTTTCGTGAACTCATGGATTTAACTGGTGCTGAAACCTTACTTGATGTCGGTTGCGGCCCCGGTTCCATAAGCCTTTGCCTCGCAAATGAATTTAAAGATGTGATTGGAATTGATTATAGCCGTGGCATGCTCGAAATGGCTGAACTACGAGCTAAAGAGCTCGCTATCCCACATGCACGCTTTGCACAACTCGCATGGGAAGATAGTTGGGATGCCCTGCCTTTAGTGGATATTTCAGTGGCATCGCGTTCAACGCTGGTTGATGATTTAAAAGCCGCATTGCTCAAGCTCAATCGCCAAACCAAGCTGCGGGTTTATACCACCCATACCATTAATCCAACGTTTATCGATGAGAATATTATTCGTACCATTGGTCGTGAAGTTATTCGTTTACCCACCTACATTTATGCAGTGAATATCTTGCATCAACTGGGGATTAATGCGCGCGTAGATTTCATTAAAACCCCCAATAAAGGTGGATTTGATAACTTTGAAGCTTTCGCTGAAAGTGTCAATTGGTCCCTTAAAAATATCACGCCAGAAGAAACCGCGATCCTACGTCAATATTATGATGAACAAACCGCTCTAGGCAAAACAATCCCTTATCCATCTAGAGATTGGGCGATGGTATCTTGGGATGTAGTCGATGAATCGGAACTGACATTATGA
- a CDS encoding ABC transporter ATP-binding protein encodes MNILSLKKVAIGYHGTAIIDGINLSLPKGEISCLLGANGCGKTTLMKTLLGLLPAIKGEIRLNGQSIQALRPREIAKTVAYVPQAHDTPFTFTVLDMVMMGLTPHISIFSVPKEAEKNLAYQQLKHLGIAHLATRLYSTLSGGEKQLVLIARALIQKPLLLIMDEPAASLDFGNQIRLLEQIEKLKSHGMTILMSTHHPQHAAAIADNVILLDKRNKARQGLSNSMLTLTNLAALYNVDERSIQAHFQLPSTFSY; translated from the coding sequence ATGAACATTCTGTCTTTGAAAAAGGTCGCAATTGGTTATCATGGCACTGCTATCATTGATGGTATTAACCTTTCATTACCGAAGGGGGAGATTAGCTGCTTGTTAGGCGCAAATGGCTGCGGTAAAACCACCTTAATGAAAACGTTACTGGGGCTATTACCCGCCATTAAAGGTGAAATCCGACTCAATGGGCAAAGCATTCAAGCCCTTAGACCCCGCGAAATAGCCAAAACTGTCGCTTATGTTCCCCAAGCCCATGATACCCCCTTTACTTTCACTGTACTTGATATGGTGATGATGGGTTTAACACCCCATATTTCAATATTTTCAGTTCCTAAAGAGGCCGAAAAAAACTTAGCATATCAACAACTAAAGCATCTGGGCATTGCACACTTAGCAACCCGTCTATACAGCACACTCAGTGGCGGAGAAAAACAATTAGTATTGATAGCAAGAGCCTTAATACAAAAACCATTACTTCTAATTATGGATGAGCCTGCCGCTAGCCTTGATTTTGGTAACCAAATTCGCTTACTTGAACAAATCGAAAAGCTTAAATCCCATGGCATGACAATATTGATGTCAACCCATCATCCACAGCATGCCGCAGCTATCGCTGACAACGTCATTTTGCTTGATAAGCGCAACAAAGCGAGGCAAGGGTTATCAAATAGTATGTTAACACTTACTAACTTGGCAGCACTTTACAATGTGGATGAGCGCAGCATTCAAGCTCACTTCCAGCTTCCATCAACGTTTTCTTATTAA